The following are encoded together in the Thalassomonas haliotis genome:
- a CDS encoding 1-acylglycerol-3-phosphate O-acyltransferase, which translates to MIFLLAVIRLVLLALGLVLLSVVATVGSLLRPFHRNNVHLASLALGKFSKIIGLEVEVRMPDSVKAMGPAVYIANHQNSYDLFTISGAVPKNTVSVGKKSLKWIPFFGQMYWLTGNILIDRKNSSKAMNTIALTAAKIREKKLSVWLFPEGTRSNGRGLLPFKTGAFRTAAQADVPIVPVCVSNLHGVIKLNRWNNGKMIVEFQEPIELDCDKRESIRLLAQKTHGQMLTRINEISHEVGTELPQPNK; encoded by the coding sequence ATGATTTTTTTGTTAGCAGTTATTCGACTCGTGCTATTGGCTTTAGGCTTAGTGTTACTATCTGTTGTTGCAACCGTAGGTTCCTTGTTACGGCCGTTTCATCGCAACAATGTTCATTTGGCTTCATTAGCGTTAGGGAAATTTTCAAAAATTATCGGTTTGGAAGTGGAAGTCCGTATGCCGGATTCGGTGAAGGCAATGGGGCCGGCGGTGTATATTGCCAATCACCAAAACAGTTACGATCTGTTTACCATCAGTGGTGCGGTACCAAAAAATACCGTTAGTGTCGGCAAAAAGAGTTTAAAATGGATCCCTTTCTTCGGGCAAATGTACTGGTTAACCGGTAATATCCTGATAGACAGAAAAAACAGCAGCAAGGCGATGAATACCATTGCCTTAACCGCGGCAAAGATCCGGGAAAAGAAGTTATCTGTGTGGTTGTTTCCCGAAGGCACGCGCAGTAACGGGCGTGGGCTGTTGCCTTTTAAAACCGGGGCATTTCGTACCGCAGCACAGGCGGATGTGCCGATTGTGCCGGTATGTGTCAGCAATTTGCATGGCGTGATCAAATTAAACCGCTGGAATAATGGTAAAATGATCGTTGAATTCCAGGAGCCGATAGAGCTGGACTGTGATAAAAGGGAGAGCATTCGTTTACTCGCTCAAAAGACCCATGGTCAGATGCTCACAAGGATCAATGAAATCAGCCATGAAGTGGGTACCGAGTTACCGCAACCGAACAAATAA
- the rraB gene encoding ribonuclease E inhibitor RraB: MNDEELQHWREHTEALIAELVEDGTNEEVHHTIEHHFASTDFELLEKAAVTAFKMGFEVEEPEEAELESGEKVFAFDIITEQALDFDIIFDEAKTMYQLAKQCNVDYDGWGTYFEE; encoded by the coding sequence ATGAATGACGAAGAATTGCAACACTGGCGGGAACACACCGAAGCGTTAATTGCTGAGTTGGTTGAAGACGGCACCAATGAAGAAGTACATCACACCATAGAGCATCACTTTGCCAGCACCGACTTTGAGTTGCTGGAAAAGGCGGCGGTCACCGCATTTAAAATGGGCTTTGAGGTGGAAGAGCCGGAAGAGGCAGAACTGGAAAGCGGTGAAAAGGTCTTTGCCTTTGATATTATTACCGAACAGGCGCTTGATTTTGATATTATTTTCGATGAAGCTAAAACCATGTATCAGCTGGCAAAACAATGCAATGTTGATTACGATGGCTGGGGAACTTATTTTGAAGAATAA
- the cydB gene encoding cytochrome d ubiquinol oxidase subunit II, which produces MPLIENDWLPLAFVILMALSFLIYAVLDGYDLGVGVLLPMQDQQQRDIMISSIGPFWDANETWLVLAIGLLLIAFPQAHSLVLQHLYLPVTFMLLGLILRGVAFDFRTKAASKNKRSWDLAFKGGSLLATLMQGYMLGRYVMGFSDTSAGYAFAALSAICVTAGYCYIGSAWLVMKTTGKLQQKAASWCFYSALLTALGIIAVCLTNLFISPEIFDKWLGLPQVFIFLPLPLLFIIIFSVSCFYLSKVPHADDNGCWLPFAGAVLVFILCFAGLAYSYFPYIIWQKLTIWQAASARESLQFIFYGAVVVLPTIVAYTIFSYKVFWGKASKLNYY; this is translated from the coding sequence ATGCCGCTTATTGAAAACGACTGGTTACCCCTGGCCTTCGTGATTTTAATGGCCCTTTCTTTTTTAATTTATGCCGTGCTCGACGGTTATGATCTCGGGGTCGGCGTCCTGCTGCCGATGCAAGATCAACAGCAGCGGGATATCATGATCTCCTCCATCGGCCCCTTTTGGGATGCCAATGAAACCTGGCTGGTACTGGCCATAGGTTTATTGCTGATCGCCTTCCCCCAGGCCCATTCCCTGGTCTTACAGCATTTATACTTACCGGTAACTTTTATGTTGCTCGGACTGATCCTCAGGGGCGTCGCCTTTGATTTTCGCACCAAGGCCGCCAGCAAAAACAAAAGAAGCTGGGATCTGGCCTTTAAAGGCGGCAGCTTGCTCGCCACTTTAATGCAAGGTTATATGCTCGGCCGTTATGTTATGGGCTTTAGCGACACTAGCGCCGGTTATGCCTTTGCCGCCCTCAGCGCCATTTGTGTTACCGCAGGTTATTGCTATATCGGCAGCGCCTGGCTGGTAATGAAAACCACGGGGAAATTACAGCAGAAAGCAGCTAGCTGGTGTTTTTACAGCGCCCTGCTGACCGCTTTAGGCATCATAGCCGTTTGCCTGACCAACCTCTTTATCAGCCCGGAGATTTTCGATAAATGGTTAGGTTTGCCGCAAGTCTTTATTTTTCTGCCCTTGCCGTTACTGTTTATCATAATCTTCAGTGTCAGCTGTTTTTACCTGAGCAAAGTCCCCCATGCCGACGATAACGGCTGCTGGCTGCCTTTTGCCGGTGCAGTACTGGTTTTTATCCTGTGCTTTGCCGGTCTGGCCTACAGCTATTTTCCTTATATTATCTGGCAAAAGCTCACCATCTGGCAGGCAGCCAGCGCCAGGGAGTCATTACAGTTTATTTTTTACGGCGCGGTCGTGGTGTTGCCAACCATAGTGGCCTATACCATTTTTTCCTATAAAGTATTTTGGGGAAAGGCCAGCAAGTTGAACTATTACTAA
- a CDS encoding cytochrome ubiquinol oxidase subunit I: MIEVLSDSLANNLMLSRIQFAANISFHILFPTINIALCWFLLFFKVRYRQTGCETWMRVYRFWVKIFALTFALGVVSGITMSFQFGTNWPGYMETVGNIAGPLLGYEVLTAFFLEATFLSVMLFGIGRVSDRVHTLATLVVATGTTMSAFWIIALDSWMQTPVGHTMIDGVAHASDWWQIIFNPSMPYRLTHMLLASGLTSAFFIAGVSAYRLLQGDPKPAPKLALKVSSTVALLLIPLQIFVGDLHGLNTLKHQPAKVAAMEGLWHSENHVPLVLFAVIDEEEKTNHWALEIPSLASLILTHKTDGYIQGLNEFSGEHPPVAPVFYGFRVMVATGLLMLLTAALLVYYQYFRTGPRQSLQQPGPQQKNMVQGLPRWLLKLTLVMTFSGWFATLAGWYVTEIGRQPYLVTGVLKTADAVTSVPSSHIALSLALYLTVYTVLIIAYIRTLFVMAKRAISLENDQDGNPKQQDNKPHKNQVNTQEKLTGEQDYAAY, translated from the coding sequence ATGATTGAAGTACTCAGCGACTCCCTGGCAAACAATTTGATGCTGTCGCGCATCCAGTTTGCCGCCAATATCAGTTTTCATATTTTATTCCCCACCATCAACATCGCCTTATGTTGGTTCCTGCTGTTTTTTAAGGTCCGTTACCGGCAAACCGGCTGTGAGACCTGGATGCGGGTGTATCGTTTCTGGGTCAAGATATTTGCCCTGACCTTTGCCCTCGGGGTGGTCAGCGGCATTACCATGAGTTTCCAGTTCGGCACCAACTGGCCCGGTTATATGGAAACCGTCGGCAATATCGCCGGCCCCCTGCTCGGTTATGAAGTACTGACCGCCTTTTTTCTGGAAGCAACCTTTTTATCTGTGATGCTCTTTGGCATAGGCAGGGTATCGGACCGGGTCCATACCCTGGCGACCTTAGTAGTGGCAACAGGCACCACTATGTCTGCTTTTTGGATTATCGCCCTGGATTCCTGGATGCAAACCCCGGTCGGCCATACCATGATCGACGGTGTTGCCCATGCCAGCGACTGGTGGCAGATCATCTTCAACCCTTCCATGCCCTATCGCCTGACCCATATGTTACTGGCTTCGGGTTTAACTTCGGCCTTTTTTATCGCCGGTGTCAGCGCCTACCGGCTATTGCAGGGAGATCCTAAACCTGCCCCCAAGCTTGCACTGAAAGTCTCATCAACTGTGGCTTTGCTACTGATCCCGCTGCAAATTTTTGTCGGTGATCTGCACGGTTTGAATACCCTGAAACATCAACCCGCTAAAGTAGCCGCCATGGAAGGTTTGTGGCACAGCGAAAACCATGTGCCCCTGGTATTGTTTGCCGTTATCGATGAAGAAGAAAAAACCAATCACTGGGCACTGGAAATACCAAGCCTCGCCAGTTTAATCTTAACTCATAAAACAGATGGTTATATTCAAGGGTTAAATGAGTTCAGCGGCGAGCACCCTCCGGTGGCCCCGGTTTTTTACGGCTTTAGGGTGATGGTCGCCACCGGTTTACTGATGCTGCTCACCGCCGCTTTGCTGGTGTATTACCAATATTTTCGCACCGGTCCCCGCCAAAGCCTTCAGCAGCCGGGTCCTCAGCAGAAAAATATGGTTCAGGGCCTGCCCCGCTGGTTGCTGAAACTCACCCTGGTAATGACTTTTTCCGGCTGGTTTGCCACTTTGGCCGGCTGGTATGTAACCGAAATAGGCCGCCAGCCTTACCTGGTTACCGGGGTATTAAAAACGGCCGATGCCGTGACTTCGGTACCTTCAAGCCATATCGCCCTGTCGCTGGCATTGTACCTGACGGTTTATACCGTACTGATTATCGCTTATATCAGGACCCTGTTCGTGATGGCGAAAAGGGCTATCTCCCTGGAAAATGACCAAGACGGCAACCCGAAGCAACAAGATAATAAACCTCATAAAAACCAAGTAAATACCCAAGAAAAATTAACGGGAGAGCAAGACTATGCCGCTTATTGA
- a CDS encoding GbsR/MarR family transcriptional regulator, which translates to MSPIINSLVMHFGEMGSRWGLNRTLGQMYALIVLTEKPLNADEISAQLNISRSNVSMGLKELKSWNLIKLSHIPGDRKEYFSAPKDVWEIARNLMMERRKREVDPTLTALRDVLLEAPANEQEEYAQQRVKQMHDLIEMLTIWTDELQNMSNEKVTALLKLGSGLSKLLDMKERLLPGKNSKE; encoded by the coding sequence ATGTCACCGATAATTAACTCCCTGGTCATGCATTTTGGCGAAATGGGCTCCCGCTGGGGCTTAAACCGCACGTTAGGACAAATGTACGCTCTGATCGTCTTAACCGAAAAACCGCTTAACGCCGATGAAATCAGTGCCCAGCTCAATATTTCCCGTTCCAATGTCAGCATGGGACTGAAAGAATTAAAGTCCTGGAACCTGATCAAGCTCAGCCATATTCCCGGCGACCGCAAGGAATATTTCAGCGCCCCCAAAGATGTCTGGGAAATCGCCCGCAACCTGATGATGGAGCGCCGTAAAAGAGAAGTAGACCCGACCCTGACCGCACTGCGTGATGTCCTGCTTGAAGCCCCCGCTAATGAGCAGGAAGAGTATGCCCAGCAAAGGGTAAAGCAAATGCATGACTTAATAGAAATGCTGACCATATGGACGGATGAATTACAGAATATGTCCAATGAAAAAGTAACCGCCCTGCTCAAGCTAGGCTCAGGTTTGAGCAAACTGCTGGATATGAAAGAGCGCCTGTTGCCGGGCAAAAACAGTAAAGAGTAA
- a CDS encoding Ig-like domain-containing protein: MQQHNNLIRKCALAMAITFSSAAMAADYSEFAVMPTASNDGLSFDANGNLYVSHAGTFVDGALSGTSVRKITLDGAISDAVTNLSGPIGNRFDSSGNMYVANFNTGEITKVTPEGISSTFARLGNASGIIINSQDELFVSSYNESVIYKVTPDGESEIWLEGEGLNGPVGIDLDEEENLYVGNYNDGRIFKIAGDKSITELASAPDYTGHITYANNMIYTTALINDLIYQIPVNGGAPLELEGSAEAGFIFPNGITTSPDGSKLYVSNFESNLIILVENFVPAAEDDQVTTSQNTALVIDVLANDLDHGVALDRASVNIVDGPENGSVTVDAVDGSIIYIPDIPFNGEDSFIYSVSNSNGASSNKARVAITVTPSETAARPSGSSGGSFGSSLLCLLLFVPGRKLLSAIKQR; the protein is encoded by the coding sequence ATGCAGCAACACAACAATTTGATCCGTAAGTGCGCCCTGGCCATGGCGATAACTTTTTCCTCAGCAGCAATGGCGGCCGACTACAGCGAATTTGCCGTTATGCCGACAGCCAGTAACGATGGCCTGAGCTTTGATGCCAATGGCAACTTATACGTTTCTCACGCCGGCACTTTTGTCGATGGCGCTTTATCCGGCACCAGTGTCCGTAAAATAACCTTAGACGGGGCGATATCAGATGCTGTCACAAACCTTTCCGGCCCGATAGGCAATAGATTTGATTCCAGCGGCAATATGTACGTTGCCAACTTCAACACCGGGGAAATCACTAAAGTCACGCCTGAAGGGATCAGCTCTACCTTTGCCCGACTGGGCAATGCCAGCGGTATCATCATTAACTCACAGGATGAACTTTTCGTTTCCAGTTACAACGAAAGCGTGATTTATAAAGTCACTCCGGACGGCGAAAGCGAAATCTGGCTGGAAGGTGAAGGGTTAAACGGTCCGGTCGGCATTGACCTGGATGAAGAAGAAAACCTCTATGTCGGCAACTACAATGACGGCAGGATATTTAAGATAGCAGGCGATAAAAGCATTACCGAGCTGGCGTCGGCACCGGATTATACCGGCCATATCACTTATGCCAACAACATGATTTATACCACGGCACTTATCAATGACCTGATTTATCAGATCCCGGTTAACGGCGGCGCCCCCCTGGAACTGGAAGGCTCGGCAGAGGCCGGATTCATCTTTCCCAACGGTATTACCACCAGTCCGGACGGCAGCAAGCTTTATGTTTCTAACTTTGAAAGCAACCTGATAATACTGGTTGAAAATTTTGTCCCGGCGGCGGAAGATGACCAGGTTACCACCTCACAGAATACCGCCCTGGTGATAGATGTTCTGGCCAACGATCTTGACCATGGCGTCGCCCTGGATCGGGCATCGGTCAATATTGTTGACGGCCCCGAAAATGGCAGCGTTACTGTAGATGCCGTTGACGGCAGCATCATCTATATCCCGGACATTCCGTTTAACGGCGAAGATAGCTTTATTTACAGTGTCAGCAATAGCAATGGCGCCAGTTCGAATAAAGCCAGGGTTGCCATCACGGTAACACCGAGCGAAACAGCAGCGAGGCCTTCCGGCAGCAGTGGCGGCTCATTTGGTAGCTCATTATTATGCCTGCTGTTATTCGTGCCGGGTCGCAAGCTATTATCCGCCATTAAACAACGCTGA
- a CDS encoding winged helix-turn-helix domain-containing protein has protein sequence MEKNTAANFTVGDFTVHGSRNLITRAGAETAITPKMLAVLTELASHRGKTLSKEHLILAVWGTPHTSDMVLSRAISDLRKVFGDSARQQAYIETVTKQGYRLKQAVRWQPDAVAAPLPIKQTQVPGQQLLPEASPEPEHSREPEKRGGKIKVKTLWPVLLAVAVLLTAIGQFPDKGTTSDVSGEQAGKLTAPTFTYLTRDQDYERYLRFSVDGKMLAYSVSSKVLPGGKIQLRSLKDNKLTTLGAGAKPEENAVVSYDVAPAFSPDGKEIAYKHFTQSGCLIRVYHLLDGSERELGPCPYAQTHALDWSPDGKQLVTTVFNQIRKIEGLALVDATSGNTDILPPPQHPASGYLWPRFSPNGKSIAVVYYQPNSHLWTLALVDKASGAFNEILVTGEEVSQVLWDETGDALYYLLVNSSNDGIWKVNLSTKETAFIAGTKSSSLDFDEVSGQFASITREQQVNIWQSLPGLEGSRLAKPLFKNLPQTAYPSLSADNKMLAFVSTNSDIDSLWLRSLDDNYNRLVFQGKEKQKLVDPAWSPDGKQLLISVLSREGSRMVTFDMELGDADYFAGDNNVKMGQWSQDGAMLYWYEEVDGIWQIMAKDLVSGQRQSLLQHPVSRFAILDKKHLHYQKIGTVKVHSRTLADNKSRAPVDKMLLPLKNGYEWDAHADVIYYVSPEASPKPGEKKQDILYKMPLATGQPEALYAIEPIMMADGGRHLSVSSDGTMAFYTKLEQYHTDVVLISR, from the coding sequence ATGGAAAAAAACACAGCAGCCAATTTTACCGTGGGAGATTTTACCGTTCACGGTTCGCGTAATCTCATTACCCGGGCGGGAGCAGAAACCGCCATTACCCCTAAAATGTTGGCGGTATTAACCGAGCTGGCCAGCCATAGGGGAAAAACCCTCTCGAAAGAGCATTTAATTTTGGCGGTGTGGGGCACGCCGCATACGTCAGATATGGTGTTAAGCCGGGCGATTTCTGATTTGCGTAAAGTTTTTGGCGATTCGGCGCGTCAACAAGCCTATATTGAAACCGTAACCAAGCAAGGGTATCGACTTAAACAAGCGGTACGCTGGCAGCCGGATGCGGTAGCAGCGCCTTTGCCGATAAAGCAAACACAAGTACCCGGGCAACAGCTTTTGCCTGAGGCATCCCCTGAACCTGAACATTCCCGGGAACCTGAAAAAAGAGGCGGGAAGATAAAAGTGAAAACCCTCTGGCCGGTTTTGCTGGCTGTTGCTGTTCTGCTGACTGCTATTGGGCAATTTCCGGATAAAGGGACAACTTCGGATGTTTCGGGAGAACAAGCGGGCAAATTAACCGCGCCGACATTCACTTATCTTACCCGGGATCAAGATTATGAACGTTACCTGAGGTTCAGTGTCGACGGAAAAATGCTGGCCTATTCTGTCAGTTCGAAAGTGCTGCCCGGTGGCAAAATTCAGCTGCGTTCGCTGAAGGACAATAAGCTTACCACCCTGGGAGCCGGGGCAAAACCCGAAGAAAACGCAGTTGTCTCCTATGATGTTGCCCCGGCGTTTTCTCCTGACGGCAAGGAAATCGCCTATAAACATTTCACTCAATCAGGCTGCCTGATCCGGGTCTATCACCTGCTTGATGGCAGCGAACGAGAACTGGGTCCTTGTCCCTACGCCCAAACCCATGCGCTGGACTGGTCACCTGACGGCAAACAGCTGGTTACTACGGTCTTTAACCAAATCAGAAAAATAGAAGGCCTGGCCCTGGTGGATGCCACAAGCGGCAATACCGATATTTTGCCGCCGCCGCAGCACCCGGCTTCCGGTTACCTGTGGCCGCGCTTTTCGCCAAACGGCAAGAGCATTGCCGTGGTCTATTATCAGCCCAATAGCCATTTGTGGACGTTGGCGCTGGTGGATAAAGCGTCCGGGGCTTTTAACGAAATTCTGGTCACGGGGGAAGAGGTGAGCCAGGTGCTCTGGGATGAAACCGGCGATGCCCTATACTACCTGCTGGTCAACAGCAGCAACGACGGCATCTGGAAAGTTAATCTCAGCACAAAAGAAACGGCGTTTATTGCCGGGACCAAAAGCAGCAGTCTGGATTTTGACGAAGTTTCCGGGCAGTTTGCCAGTATTACCCGGGAGCAGCAAGTCAATATCTGGCAGTCATTGCCGGGCCTTGAGGGGAGCAGGCTTGCCAAGCCGTTATTTAAGAATCTGCCGCAAACCGCTTATCCCAGCTTGTCGGCGGATAACAAGATGCTGGCCTTTGTCTCAACCAACTCAGATATAGATTCTCTTTGGCTGCGCTCCCTTGATGATAATTACAACCGACTGGTGTTTCAGGGCAAAGAAAAACAAAAGCTGGTGGACCCTGCCTGGTCGCCGGATGGCAAGCAATTGTTGATCAGTGTGTTGAGCCGGGAGGGCAGCCGCATGGTAACCTTTGATATGGAGCTGGGGGATGCCGATTATTTTGCCGGTGACAATAATGTCAAAATGGGACAATGGTCACAAGACGGCGCTATGCTGTACTGGTATGAAGAAGTAGACGGCATCTGGCAGATCATGGCAAAAGATCTTGTTTCCGGACAAAGACAAAGTCTGCTGCAACATCCGGTTTCCAGGTTTGCCATTTTGGATAAAAAGCATCTGCATTATCAAAAAATCGGCACAGTGAAAGTACACTCCAGGACGTTGGCGGATAACAAGTCCCGGGCGCCGGTAGATAAAATGTTGCTGCCACTTAAAAACGGCTATGAATGGGATGCCCATGCAGATGTTATTTATTATGTGTCGCCTGAAGCAAGTCCAAAACCGGGCGAAAAGAAGCAAGATATCTTATACAAAATGCCGTTGGCAACGGGTCAGCCGGAGGCGCTATATGCGATTGAGCCTATAATGATGGCGGATGGGGGCCGGCATTTAAGCGTCAGCAGCGATGGAACTATGGCTTTCTATACCAAGCTGGAGCAATACCATACCGATGTGGTGCTGATCAGCCGGTAG
- a CDS encoding MerR family transcriptional regulator, with protein sequence MFLIGEMARRSGVKVPTIRYYEKIALLESPRRSQGNQRLYRQQNLERLSFIRHARELGFPLEDIRALIDLTFADSAPCRQIHDIALAQLQAVSQRITKLQKLQQELKRITTVSDQGQARQCQLIQALAEHNLCKGEH encoded by the coding sequence ATGTTTTTAATTGGTGAAATGGCGCGGCGCAGCGGGGTTAAAGTACCCACTATCCGCTACTATGAAAAGATTGCCCTGCTTGAGTCCCCTCGCAGATCCCAAGGCAACCAGAGATTATACCGCCAGCAGAACTTAGAGCGGCTTTCCTTTATCCGCCATGCCCGCGAGCTGGGTTTTCCCTTAGAAGATATCCGGGCGTTGATCGATTTAACCTTTGCTGACAGTGCGCCCTGCCGACAAATTCATGATATTGCACTAGCTCAGCTCCAAGCCGTGAGCCAACGCATAACTAAGCTACAGAAATTACAGCAGGAGCTTAAGCGGATCACCACAGTTTCAGACCAGGGTCAAGCCAGGCAATGCCAGCTAATACAGGCATTGGCCGAGCATAACTTATGTAAAGGCGAGCATTAG
- a CDS encoding cation diffusion facilitator family transporter, which produces MAGHHHHIDPDAGDKRVFGAIAVNFALTLVQIIGGLVSGSLALIADAIHNLSDALALVIAFAARKIARQPANAQMTYGYGRAEVVAALINYTSLILLGVYLSYEAVLRFFNPQGVDGWLVIIIAAFALVVDLLTALLTFRLSKESMNIRAAFLHNVADALGSVAVIVAGTLILLYDWQLVDPLVTLMIAGYILWQSLTEIAPVIRILMLGSPADIDTRAVLAEVKSLPGIDSVHHLHLWQMQEHQNALDAHIVLEPEQWQRADAIKAEVKALLAKRFAIRHSTLELECSRHVCQNPAIIGHGTGGEH; this is translated from the coding sequence ATGGCAGGACACCATCATCATATAGATCCCGACGCCGGGGATAAGCGGGTTTTTGGCGCCATCGCGGTTAATTTTGCTTTAACCCTGGTACAAATTATCGGTGGTCTGGTTTCCGGCAGCCTGGCCTTGATTGCCGATGCCATTCATAACCTGTCCGATGCCCTGGCGCTGGTGATTGCCTTTGCGGCCCGTAAAATAGCCCGGCAGCCGGCCAATGCACAAATGACCTATGGTTATGGCCGGGCTGAAGTGGTGGCGGCATTGATCAATTACACCAGCTTGATTTTACTTGGGGTATACCTGAGTTATGAAGCGGTATTAAGGTTTTTCAACCCCCAGGGGGTGGACGGTTGGCTGGTGATTATTATTGCCGCCTTCGCCCTGGTGGTAGATTTGCTGACGGCTTTGTTGACCTTTCGCCTGTCAAAAGAGAGCATGAATATCAGGGCTGCTTTTTTACATAATGTCGCCGATGCCCTGGGTTCGGTTGCGGTCATAGTGGCCGGTACCTTAATTCTGCTTTACGACTGGCAGTTGGTGGATCCCCTGGTGACCCTGATGATTGCCGGTTATATCCTCTGGCAGTCACTGACGGAAATAGCTCCGGTGATCCGCATCCTGATGCTGGGCAGCCCGGCGGATATAGATACCAGGGCGGTGCTTGCCGAAGTGAAAAGCCTGCCCGGCATCGACAGTGTCCATCACCTGCATTTATGGCAGATGCAGGAGCATCAGAATGCCCTGGATGCCCATATCGTGCTGGAGCCGGAGCAGTGGCAGCGGGCAGATGCCATCAAGGCAGAGGTTAAAGCCTTGCTGGCGAAGCGTTTTGCTATCAGGCACAGCACTTTGGAGCTGGAATGTTCCCGTCATGTTTGCCAAAATCCGGCGATTATCGGTCACGGCACCGGGGGAGAGCACTAA
- a CDS encoding MipA/OmpV family protein, giving the protein MRLLSKLSLLLPLFSGYALANNYQGQENEQDGDFSFALVALAHTQDSVYVGGERNNTILPLPEIHWRNFYFSQGQLGLTAIELNDFALDLSIGGDFIGDTDRGDSKQLKDMKDLDTAITANVELSYTGDWGELSFGTAHDISNKHKGYSFSAGYSYNLSYGRWFIEPAVAVNYSSKDVVNYYYGVSEQDVTASRAFYQADAAVNYELGLTAGYAINRNNIIMAFAEMEFFDDEIRDSPIVDDDKSLGFGIAYRYSF; this is encoded by the coding sequence ATGCGTTTATTATCTAAATTATCACTATTGTTGCCGTTATTTTCCGGTTATGCGCTGGCAAATAATTATCAGGGCCAGGAGAATGAACAGGACGGCGATTTTAGTTTTGCCTTAGTCGCCCTGGCCCATACCCAGGACTCTGTTTATGTTGGCGGTGAAAGAAACAATACCATTTTGCCTTTGCCGGAAATCCACTGGCGCAATTTTTATTTCAGCCAGGGACAGCTGGGCTTAACCGCGATTGAACTGAATGATTTTGCCCTGGATCTTAGCATTGGCGGCGACTTTATCGGCGATACCGACCGGGGCGACAGCAAACAGCTTAAAGACATGAAGGATTTGGACACCGCAATTACCGCCAATGTCGAGCTCAGCTATACCGGCGACTGGGGAGAGCTCTCGTTTGGCACGGCACATGACATCAGCAACAAACATAAGGGTTACAGTTTTAGTGCCGGCTACAGCTATAATCTCAGCTACGGGCGCTGGTTTATAGAACCTGCGGTAGCTGTCAACTATTCGAGCAAGGATGTGGTCAATTATTACTATGGCGTAAGCGAGCAGGATGTGACCGCCAGCCGGGCTTTTTACCAGGCTGACGCTGCCGTTAACTATGAGTTGGGGTTAACCGCAGGTTATGCCATTAACCGTAACAACATCATCATGGCCTTTGCTGAAATGGAATTTTTCGATGACGAAATCCGCGACAGCCCGATTGTTGATGATGATAAATCCCTGGGCTTTGGTATCGCCTACCGCTATAGCTTTTAA